A single region of the Ochotona princeps isolate mOchPri1 chromosome 10, mOchPri1.hap1, whole genome shotgun sequence genome encodes:
- the LOC101520961 gene encoding CCR4-NOT transcription complex subunit 7-like, with protein MPAATVDHSQRICEVWACNLDEEMKKIRQVIRKYNYVAMDTEFPGVVARPIGEFRSNADYQFQLLRCNVDLLKIIQLRLTFMNEQGEYPPGTSTWQFNFKFNLTEDMYAQDSIELLTTSGIQFKKHEEEGIETQYFAELLMTSRVVLCEGVKWLSFHSGYDFGYLIKILTNSNLPEEELGFFEILRLFFLAIYDVKYLMKSCKNLKGGLQEVAEQLELERIGPQHQAGSDSLLTGMAFFKMREMFFEDHIDDAKYRGHSYGLGSGSSYVQSGTGNAYEEEANKQS; from the coding sequence ATGCCAGCAGCAACTGTAGATCATAGCCAAAGAATTTGTGAAGTTTGGGCTTGCAACCTGGATGAAGAGATGAAGAAGATTCGTCAAGTTATCCGGAAGTATAATTACGTTGCTATGGACACCGAGTTTCCAGGTGTGGTTGCAAGACCTATTGGTGAATTCAGGAGCAATGCTGACtatcagttccaactgttgcggTGTAACGTAGACTTGCTAAAGATAATTCAGCTAAGACTGACCTTTATGAATGAGCAAGGAGAATACCCGCCAGGAACTTCAACTTGgcagtttaattttaaatttaatttgacgGAGGACATGTATGCCCAGGACTCAATAGAGCTGCTAACAACATCTGGTATccaatttaaaaaacatgaagaGGAAGGAATTGAGACCCAGTACTTTGCAGAACTTCTAATGACTTCCAGAGTGGTCCTTTGTGAAGGGGTCAAATGGTTATCATTTCATAGCGGTTATGACTTTGGCTATTTAATAAAAATCCTGACAAACTCTAATTTGCCTGAAGAAGAACTTGGTTTCTTTGAGATCCTTCGGTTGTTTTTTCTTGCCATTTATGACGTGAAGTACCTCATGAAGAGCTGCAAAAATCTCAAGGGTGGATTGCAAGAAGTTGCTGAACAGTTAGAGCTGGAACGGATAGGACCACAGCATCAGGCAGGATCTGATTCATTGCTCACAGGAATGGCCTTTTTCAAAATGAGAGAAATGTTCTTTGAAGATCATATTGATGATGCCAAATATCGTGGTCATTCGTATGGCCTTGGTTCTGGTTCATCCTATGTACAGAGCGGCACAGGAAATGCATATGAAGAGGAAGCCAACAAGCAGTCATGA